The Chryseobacterium oranimense genome contains the following window.
TGCCAATCTCTGGAAACAGAATCAATAAAGATCAGTTCAAAAAAATAAAAAAGCCTTTCAAGTTTTCTTGAAAGGCTTTTTCTGTATGCTTTATCTTTTATTCACGATTCTTAAGCATGATCCATCCGGACCAGTTCATCTGAGCTTTTGACTTAGGGTATTCAAAATTAAATTTATACCAATAAGTAGCTGTAGGAAGTTTTTTTCCTCCTACCGTTCCGTCCCAGACCGGTTTTTCTTTAGAGAATCTGAACATCTCCACTCCATATCTGTCAAATATAGATCCTGTAAAATTTTTGAATTCACCCAATGCTGTAAGATCCAATACATCATTCACACCATCATTATTCGGTGTAATGATATTATTGATCTGAAGTGTATAGAAATCAAAAGTTCCTACACAATGAGTCCCTACTCTTCTGATCAATACAGTATAGTTGGTATTGTCTAAAAGGTTGGTAAAAATATTGGACTGCTGCCATGTAATTCCATTATCCAGAGAATATTCCAAAGTGCTTGGAGTATTGTTCATCATAGGATTTTCAGCAATAATCGTCACTGTTTTTTTAGCACTTTCATACTGAACGGCCGTCACGAAAGGAGTGGCTGCACCTCCTACTTTCGCTGTGAAAATCTTTTTACAGAATCCGTTATCGACTTCTACGGTATAAATACCCCAGCTGTCTGCAGTAATGGTCTGAGTGGTAGCTCCTGTACTCCACAAATATTTATAGTTCGGCCCGGCACCTGCGTCTAAAGTAACACGGTCACCCAGACACATTTCTATATCTTTTAAAGGCGACGTAATCTCCGGAGTCACTTCTACGGTTATAGAAGCAGGGTTCAATGAACGGCATCCTTTTGTACCGACAGCATACACTGTAAATGTCGTAGTCTGGTATAAAGTTACCGTTTGGGTATTTCCGGTACCAGGGAAATTACCCCACTGGTAAGTTACCCCTCCATCAGCAGTAAGCGTTACTGTTTCTCCCGGACATATCTTTATTCTGGAAGATTTAATACCCGCCTTCGGTGTGGTTTCTTTTTGCAGGGTCAGTTCTATCATCTTGCTGCAGAAACCTCCGTTTGATACTACAACGTACAGGATCTGTCCGTCCGTCCCGTTATAGTTTAAAATATTCTGAATATAATTACCATTCTGAGCTACAGCATCAGCCTGATTGACATAAAATTTGAATACCGCTCCCGGAGTCGGGCTTATTGAAGGCATGGCCTCAGTCAGGTCAAAGGTGGTAATATCCGGTGTGGAACACAGCAGAAGTGTAGCATTCTGTGCCTGCGGAGTAGTTCCCCCATGAATCTGTATAGTCGCTTTACCCGGGCAAGGATTTCCAGGAACACTTACCTCAATAGTATAAGTTCCCGGCTGAACAGCCGTAATGGTATTAGTAGTTGCACCAGTTATAGGAGCCCCGTTCAGATACCATTGGTATAATAAATTAGGATCACTTACCGAAGCGGTGATCAGCTGCGGTACATTATCACAAACATTGATATCAGAAGGTAAAGTGGCGCCGCTTGGGTCTAAAAGCTCAACCCCAATGTTAAATGATCCTCCTTCCAAAAATACGGCAGAATCCCAGCCATGATCTTCATAACTTCCCGGCGAATAATCCGCAACAACCATTTTAAAATGATATGCCTGCCCTGCCATTACCGTCGCAGTTGCAGTAAGAGGAATTGTTCTTCCCTCGAAATTCGTTTCAACATTCCCGGTATTATAGCCTCCAAAATACTGTTCGTTAATTGCAGCACAACTGCCAGGAATTGCCGGATGAATATTGGTAATACTTACAGGACCGGCACCACCGGGAAGTATTGCCATATTCTGATAAGGCCCACCCGATATTGGTCTAAGCAAAATAGCAAAGGCATCTGCGTACTGACATGGAAATGAACCGGAGTACTCTTCGGATGCCAGGATATAATTAAATTTAATCTGTGAAGTAGTCGGCACAAAGTCAAATTCCAAAAGAACAGCATCCGTCAATGTTCCGGTAGATCCGATGGCCTGTGCAAGATCGGAATCTGTTCCTCCCCCGTTATTGTCACTCAGGTTTCCTTCCGGTCCGTTACCTGCTCTTCTGGCTTTCCCTGTAGAAAGTATAATCCCGTCCTTGAATGGGAAATTGGTAGTTCCTTTGTGGAAATACCCCCATGATCTGTCAGCATCAGATACGGCATGGTTTGGGGTAATTTTTACATTGGATACCGCAGGCGTCACACAGGTATTTGTACCTGAAGAGATCAGGACATCTTTTACCAGCTGTGTAATGGAATAGCTGGATTCCGTATATCCCGGAGCATTCACATCAATAAAAGTGCCCGCTTTCTGAGCAGCTGATCCTGAAGGTTGATTTTTGGGAGGCTTGCGGGGCCCATCTGTTTGAGAATATAAAAATGTCGATACGACTAAGAAAAATAAAAGGAATAGTAGATTTCTTCGCATAATACTTTTGTTTCAACAAATTTAATTTATTTCTAAATATATCCTATATTTTTTATCTAATTTTTAAAATAAAAAAAACAAACCTTCCAAATATGGAAGGTTTGTGTATTAGTTTCTATTTTTTAGCAATATCCAGCCTGAGCGCTGTTCAAGCTTTTTGCTTGCCGGATTTTCCCATTGTACTTTATACCAGTAGGTGCCTGTAGCCAGGTTAAGGCCTTTTAAAGTGCCTCTCCAGACCGCATCCGTTTTAGTAGCCTTGAAGAGCTGTGCGCCATAGCGGTCAAAGATGGATGCTGCAAAATTATTATAACCACTGATTCCCGTGAAATCAATCGTATCATTTATTCCATCCATATTAGGTGTAATAGCGTTGCTGATCACAAAGGTGAAGTAATCCAATGTTGTTCCACATTTTGCGTCCACTACCCTTACCATCAGATGGTAGTTTGTATTGTTCAATACATTATAGAATATATTGGATGGCTGCCATACTCCCCCCCCGTCTATCGAATATTCCAAAACGCCTCCTGTAGGATTGCTTGCCGTAAGGGTAAGCACATGGTTATCATATACGACATTTGTAAATTTAGGCAGATCCGGATTTAATAGTTTTCCGGTAAACGTTTTGGAACACGTTCCGTTACTGATGGTAACGGTATAAGTTCCGGGAACATTGGTAGATATGGTTTGGGTAGTTGCTCCGGTATTCCATAAGTAGGTATAATTCGTACCTGGGCCGGCATCTAAAACTCCTGTATCTCCTTCACAGACATATACATCTTCCAATGTAGATACAATTGCCGGTACCACTTCAATTGTTACTTTCGCAGGGTTTATTGAGCTACAACCATTACCTCCAAGTGCATAAACTGAGTATTCCGTAGTAATTGTAGGTGAAACTACCTGTGTATTTCCGTTGCCGGGAAGCCCTACCCAATTATAGGTAATTCCACCTGTAGCGGTAAGTGTAACAGATTCTCCGGCACAAATTTTTATTTTAGATGCCGATACACCCGCTGTTGGCGGTCCAACGATAACAGTAACCGTTGCCGGGGTTGCAGAAACACAGCCGTTAGCAGATACCGCATATACAGTGTAAACCGTAGTTAAAGTCGGAGAAACTACCTGTGTATTTCCGTTTCCTGGAAGTCCCACCCAGTTATAGGTAACCCCACCGGAAGCTGTCAGAGTTACAGATTCTCCCACACATATTCTGGGTTGTGAAGATACCACAGTAGCTGTTGGCAACGTTGTATTTTGTGTTACGGTTACGGTTGCCGTATAAGTACAGCTTAAATTCCCAGGCTGTGATACATTGGTAACCGTAAGTGTATAGGTTCCCCCTGCATTGACTACAGGGGTAAGGGTATTGGCACCTGACACAATATTTCCGCCTCCTGCTGCTGTCCATGCAATGGTAGATCCTGCAGGCACTACAGATGCAGAAGCATTTAATGTAGTCTGAGGTGTCGTACAGGTTATTTCCTGCGGTGCTGCTATCGTAAGTGTTGTTTCAGCTGTTCTCAGTAACTGAAGGGAAACTACATAATGACATCCTCCGTTTTTCACCAATACATATATAGTCTGATTTCCCGGAGGGGAATAAGTCGTAGGTGTTGCAATGAAATTAGTATTGCCCGCAAGAGCGTCAGCCTGGTTGATATAGTAAGTAAAAGTAACCCCAGCTCCTGCAGAAGTAATCTGGCTTTGAGCAGTTGTCAGATCATAGGTAAGTCCCGGAGCATAGCATTTATGCAATACGGCATCCTGCACAGTAATAGGCTGTGAAACTTCAATAGTGATTGTTGCAGGATTTTGGGATACGCATCCATTGGCTCCTACCGCTGTTACCGTATAAGTTGTAGTTGCAGTAGGTGATACAGTCTGGGTATTTCCTGTTCCGGGAAGACCTGTCCAGTTATAGGTGGTACCTCCTGATGCTGTTAAGGTTACCGATTCACCGCTGCATATCTGCGTTTTGCTTGCTGTAAGCCCTGTAACCGGTGGAGCGCTGTCCCCGGTAACTGTAACATTAGCAGTAGTGGTACAGATTACCCCTCCTGGTTGATATGTTTTTGATATAGTTAAAGTATAGGTCCCCGGAGCATTGATAACCGGAGTTAAAGTAGTTCCTCCTGAAACGATATTCCCTCCTGTAGTTGTCCAGTTAAAAGTAGATCCTGCAGGATATACAGAAGCTGAAGCATCTAAAGTCGTCTGTGAGCTGGCACAGGTCAATACCGCCGGCGGCAGAATTGATGCTGTCATCTGAGAGGCTTTTACCAGCTGCAGCTCAGCTACTTTGGAGCAAAAACCGTTTTTGACAAGAACATAGACTGTTTGTCCACCCGGGCTCGAAAAGGTGGCAGGGCTGGGAATAGTATTTGTATTTCCGGCATTGGCATCTGCCTGATTTAAATAGTATGAAAATGTTGCACCGGGCGTTGTACTGATAGAAGCATTTGCGGAAGGTAGATTAAAAGTTGCATTTCCAGCAGTATAACAGGCTGTCAGGGTGGCATTCTGTACGGTGGGGGAAGTTCCTCCCACTACTGTAATGGTTCCTGTTCCGGGACATGTATTTCCCTGGATGAATACCTGAACACTATATACTCCAGGCTGCGTAGCAGTATAGCTCGGACCAGTCTGGCCGGGAATAGGGTTATTATTTAAAAACCACTGATAGGTAACGTTAGGAACCTGTACAGAAGCTGTGAATGTTTGGGGAGCATTATCGCACATATAAACCGTATCAGGAAGCTGAACTCCGGCAGGGTCTAAAATTTTCACCCCGATATCGAATGATCCTGCTTCCAGAAATACTGCTGAATCGTAATTTCTGTCACTAAAATCTGCCAAAACCATTTTAAAGTGATAAGTTACACCCGGAGTTACGGTAGCTTTTGCAGTCAAAGGTATTGTGCGTCCGTCAAAATTGGTTTCAACAACCGGATTATTTATTCCTGCAAAATAAGAAGCGTTAACGGCACCACAACCTCCGGGAATTGCCGGGTGGATGTTAGTAACACTTACAGGTCCTGCGCCTCCGGGAAGCACTGCCAGATTGGTATAGGTAGGATCTGTTGCCTTTTTTAGCAATAAAGCAAATCCGTCTGATTTGGTACATGCAAACTGGAATCCGGGAGCATATTCTTTGGAGGCAAACAAGTATCTGAATGAGATTTCTGTAGAAGCCGGCACAAAATCAAATTCTATGTAAGTGGCATCTCTCAGTTCGGCATTGTTAATTCCTAAAGCCGTAGCCAGATCTGTGTCTCCCAAGGCATTGGGACCTAAACCGTCATTTAAAATTCCCTGATAAGTATTTCCTGCTTTTGCAGCATATCCTGTGGAAAGAACGATACCTTTTGCAAATGGAAAAGCTGTAGTAGCTTTATTAAAATACCCCCAACTGCGGCTGGGATCACTTATTGTTAAATTGGGAGAAACACTTACGTTGCTGACATTGGAGGTAGAACAGGCTCCTCCCGAGATCAGCACTTCTTTTACCAGCTGTGTAATGCTGTAGCCGGACTCTGTGTAATTGGGTGTATTTACATCTATAAAAGCACCGGCCTTCATAGAGGTTGCATTGGCTTTTTTTGCAGGAATCGTTGCTCTATCTATGTTCTGAGCAAAAACAAAGTTTCCGATTAGTGCAAAAAATAACGCCAAAAATAAATTTCCAATCCTCCTATTTAACATTTTATAGTATTTTAAACAAAAATACTATTTTTTTTGATTGAAAGTTAATTTAACACAATTTACATTATCATTAATACAAGCTTACTTATTCTGCAATATAAATTTGCTTTATTTGAAAATAATAAGAAAGGCTGACAAAAATGCCAGCCTTTCTATAAATTATATAAATGATTATTCTAAGTTTTTAAGAAGAATCCATCCTGTTTTCACTGCCATCTGTTTACTGGCAGGATCCTGATAGGTTACCTGATACCAGTAAGATGCGGTAGGCAGACGTTTCCCCTGGAAATAGCCATCCCAGTAAGGTCTGGTTTTTCCGGCTTTGAACACTTCTTTTCCGTATCGGTCAAAAACCCGTCCGTTAAAGTCTTTGTAGCTGCTTACCCCGCTGAAATCAATAATATCATTAACATTATCTCCGTTAGGGGTAATTACATTCTTCATGACGAATGTAAAGTATTCCAAAAATCCTACACAGCTGGTATTCTTCACTTTAACCCGGATAGATATCACGGTATTTTTAGGTACATTAGAAAATACATTGGAAGACTGCCAGGTAAAACCGTTGTCTACAGAATATTCTAAGATTCCGTTACTAGGGTTAGTGGCTGTAAGAACCATTGTTCCGTTGTCATTATAATCAACTTTTATAATTTCCGGAATCCCAGCCTGTATTACCAGGGTTTTAAATTCTTTGGAACATACTCCGTTGCTGATCGTTACCGTATATTCACCCGGTGTTCCTACGGTAATACCCTGAGTTGTTTCTCCGGTATTCCATTCATAGGTATATCCCGGTCCGGATCCGGCATCCAAAAGGATCATATCCCCTTCACAGATCTGGCCTCCTTTCAGTGAGGAAACAATGGCAGGAACTACGTCAATAGTAATAGTGGCAGGCTGTAAAGATTTACATCCCTGTGCCCCGATAGCATACACGGTATAAGTAGTTGTCTGAGTCGGGCTTACTGTTCTTACTCCTCCGGTTGCAGAAGTATCTCCCCATTGATAGGTGACACCGCCTGAAGCAGTTAATATCAGAGATTCTCCTTCGCAGATTCTCAATCTCGGAGCATTAAGCTGAGCAACAGGTGTTTCTTCTCTTTTTAAAGTCAGGGTTACAAGTTTGCTGCAGAATGCGCCATTGGAAACGACTACATAAATTACCTGTCCATCGGTCCCGTTATAGTTGGTAAGGTTTGTAATAAAGTTATTGTTTTGAGCCTGTGCATCTGCCTGATTGGCATAAAAGCGAAATACTGCACCTGCCGTTGTACTGATCTGCGGTTTTGCATCTTCCAAATTGAAAGTACTGAGGGCAGGAGTGGCACAAAGTTTCAGTGTTGCATTCTGGGCTGTCGGAGAGGTTCCTCCTATAATGGTAATGCTTGCCTGCTGGCATTCTGTTCCCCCTACGAATGTCTTCACCTGATATACGCCCGGAGAGGTCGCTATGTATGTGGCACTGGTTGCATTAGGGATCACTACTCCGTCTTTATACCATTTGTAGGTCATTCCCGGAACGGTAGATACCTGTGCTTTTAATACCTGAGGTGTATTATCACACATGTTGATGGTATCTCCCAGAGGATTTCCGTTACCGTCAACAATGGTCATTCCGATATCAAAAGATCCTCCCTGCAGAAATACGGCAGAGTCATAACGCTGGTCCAAAGCATCTGCAAGAACTAGCTTAAAATGGTATGTCTGGCCCGGAATAACCGTTGCCACTGCTGTAAGGGGAACTGTTCTTCCTATAAAATTGGTTTCAATATTTGCAGTATTCAGTCCGGCGAAGTACTGTTCATTAATAGTCTCTCCATCACATCCTACTCCATGCGGTATAATATTCGTAACACTTACAGGGCCTGCACCTCCGGGAAGTACTGCCAGATTGGTGTAGCTAGGATCACCGACTTTTTTTAGAAGAAGGGCAAAACTGTCGGCAAAATCACCACATGGGAATCCGCTTGTATATTCTTCTGATGCAAATAAATAATTGAATTTCACCTGGTTGCTGTTCGGAACGAAATCAAATTCAACTGCTACTACATCTTTTAGGATAACAGGGGGATTAACAGCAGCTACCAGATCAGGATCATTGACACCTGAATTCGGAACTTCGTCTGAGAGCGGGTTGGTTCCTTCGTACCCGTTTCCTGCTCTTCTCGCTTTACCGGCAACTAATACTATACCATCATTGAAAGGAAAATTGGTTGTGCCCTTATTAAAATACCCCCACGCCCTTTCCGTATCTGTCGCCAGCTGATTGGGAGATACCGTAACGTTGGTTACATTAGGAGCAGCACACACAGATCCTCCGGATATCAGTACGTTTTTTACAAGCTGTTCAATCGTATAAGCAGACTGGGGATAAGTCGGAACATTCACATCTATGAATGCGCCTGCTTTCATGGTAGCCGGGGTGGCTTTTTTGGGAGGAGATTTCCTTCTGACATTCTGGGAAAATACTGCTGCAGAAGTAAACAGTAATACCAGAAATAAAAAGTATTTGTTTAATCTATAACCTAACATTTTATAATTGTTTGTTCAAATGTAGCAAAAATATCAGTAAAAAACATCTTTTTAACACAACATACAAACAATTCACCATATGCATTCACAATAAATTTATTTTATAATTATATATTCCACAAAATTAGTAGGATTTATTTCTTCATCTTAAAAACAAAAACAGACAGGTTGATGTCCTGTCTGTTTTTGTTTTTAAGAAAATTATTATTCTTTATTCATTGTCTTTTTTCAGCTGCTCTATTTCTGTCTGAAGCTGGCTGATAATATCTTTCAGAGCCTTGATTTCATTTTTGTTGGAACTCACATTACTCTTCAGTATTACATTTTTGGCTCTTTCATTATGGTCTTCATCATCTTCGTCTTCATTGATTTCTTCGATGTCTTCCTGGATATCTTCAATGTCCTCATTGATTTCCTCGATATCCTCACTGATCTCTTCAATGTCTTCGCTGATTTCTTCGATATCTTCCTGGATATCTTCAATGTCTTCACTGATCTCCTCGATATCTACCTGGATATCTTCAATCTTTTCATGGCTCTTGTTCACAGACATCTGAATGAAAATAGCCAGATAAATTGCCTCTAAAGAAACTACTGTTGTAAGGATCAGAAGCATTTTATCAAACTCAACAATATTGAGCATGGGCAGAAGAAATGACGTGATGAAAAATAAGGTATGAACAATAAGCGAAGGGATAGACCCTACCCACCACGTAATACCATTCGCTATTTTTTCTAAAACTTCTGTTTTTTCTTTTTCCTTTTTCATCTTTTCTGTGTTATAAAAGTTCTTTGGTCACTCCAAGACCAAACAGGGCAAAATCATATTTGGCAGGATCGTTTTCATCAAATTTCCTGATGGCAGCATCAAGCTCTTCCACGGTTTTCCAGTCATTCTGGGTCCTGAAAACAAGTCCAAGCTTTCTGGAAATATTCCCGGTATGCACATCTAACGGAATCGAAAGATGCTTCTGGTTTATATTCTCCCAGATACCAAAATCCACGCCACGCTTATCATTCCTCACCATCCACCGCAGAAACATAATGATTCTTTTGGAAGAAGAGTTCTTATAAGGAGAGCTGATATGTTTATGGCTCCTATGTTTCTCCGTTTCCAGAAAACTGCTTCTGAATCTTTCAATAGCATGCTGAAAATTCGTCTCCTGATCTTTTACGAGGAATAAATTTTCCAGGCTTTCATTTTCTTTATAGATTTTATTGAACTGCCTGATAAAGTAAGCAAAATCCTCACCATTAAATGTTCTGTGAATACTTTTGTTCTGAAGGATTTCCAGGTCTTTTTCAGAATGATTCAACACGAAATCATAGGGAGAATTTTCCATAATATCCAGCATCTTATCTGCTGAACGGATGATGGATTTCCGGTTTCCCCATGAAATAGTGGCGGCCAGAAAACCTGCAATTTCAATGTCCTGTTTTACACTGAAACGGTGCGGAATCTGTATGGGGTCATCTTCAATAAAATCAGGACTGTTGTACTGATCTGCCTTTTCATTCAAAAAGCTTTTTAATTCTTCAAAACTGAGCATACCGTTCTTAAATTTTTACGCTTTCCAATGCTTTCGGCAGGAAGGTATTGGGAAAAACATTTCTGGCCTCATCGGTAAACACCGTAAGGTCTGCATACCGGTTTGAAAAATGTCCAAGGATCAGTTTTCCCACTTCAGCTTTCTGAGCGATCATTGCTGCTTCCAAAGCAGTAGAATGCCCGGTATAGTCTGCCATTTCTTTCAAATCATGAAGAAAAGTGGATTCGTGGTATAGAGCGGTTACATTTTTAATGATTGGGATCACTGTTTCAAGATAGCGGGTATCACTGCAGAAGGCATAGGAAACAGGAGCCGCGGGATCCAGGGTCAGTACTTCATTTTTAAGGACATACCCGTCACTCAAAACAAAATCTTTTCCTGCTTTTATATTGTGATAATCGCAGGTTTCTATTTCGCTGTACTTGGCAATTTCCTTCATGTTCAGATGCCTGTCTTTAGGTTTTTCTTTAAAAAGGTACCCGTTGCAGTATATCCTGTGATCCAATGGAATGGTATATACTTCTACCCTGCTGTCTTCATAGATCTTTTCAGAATAATCTTTATCCAGCTCATGATAAATCACTTCAAAGCCACGGTGCGTTTCTGTAATGGTAAAGATTGTTTCCAGCATTTTCTTGATTCCTTTCGGACCATAAACGTGCAGGGGATTATCTCTTCCCAGCAAACGGAAAGAAGCAATGAGCCCGGGAAGACCAAAGCAGTGATCCCCGTGAAGGTGTGATATAAAGATATGATTGATCTTTGAAAATCTCGCTTTCGCTTTTCTCAGCTGTACCTGGGTTCCTTCTCCGCAATCGATCAGGAAGTATCTTTCTTCCATTTCCAGCAGCTGTGCCGTAGGTGAAGAATTAATGGTCGGAATAGCTGAGTTAAAGCCTAATATCGTTAAATAAGTACTCAAATCAATAGTTTATTGTAACAAATGTACGACAGAAAATCTAAACATAAATTTTTAGATTCAAGTTTAAACGCTGAAAAGCATAGGATATTATTCTTTTACTTTTAAAAAGTCCAGGAACAGGTCTAATGCCTGTTTGCGGTGGCTTATTTTGTTCTTATCTTCGGGATTCATCTCTGCAAAAGTTCTGTCGTAATCTTCAGGAACGAAAATAGGATCGTAGCCGAACCCTTTGTGTCCTTTGTTTTCTGTAAGTAAATTTCCGTGAACTCTTCCTTCAAAATAACGGGCGCCATTTTCGTCATAATAGCAAAGAACGGTAATGAAATAGGCTTTTCTATTTTCCTGATCTTCCAGTTCGCTTAAAACCTTTTCAATATTTTTTGCGAAATCATGGTCTCCTGCATAACGGGCAGAGAAGATTCCGGGTCTGCCATCCAGAGCTTCTACAACAAGGCCACTGTCATCACCTAAACTGGGAATTCCTGTTTTTTCGAAACAATATTTTGCTTTGATAAGGGCATTGGCATTGAAAGAATCACCATCTTCTACAATCTCTTCATGAATATCATAATCTGTAAGGCTTTTTACTGGAAAATCGTTTCCTAAGATCTGTTGTATTTCTTCTTTTTTGTGTTCGTTATGGGTCGCAACTAATAATTCCATGTTTATATTCATTTTGCTCTTTATTCTTTCTGTTATGATTTCTGACAATCTTCAGCCTCTAATTTATATTTCAGCGTAATGCACTTTATATTTTCTCGTAAAAAGATAGTAAAACAGAGAAAAAAGTACAATTCCGGCAGCTAAAATAATCCATTCGGAAATTTTAAAAGCATCGGCAAAGCTTTCGCTTTTGGTATAAGTGACCAGCAATGAAGAACACAGATTGTTAAACCCATGCAGCAACATTGGCAGCAGCAATGATTTTGTTTTATAATACACCAGCCCCAATACACATCCCAGCAATACTGCTCCTACAAACTGCCACGGATTGGCATGAACCAGTCCAAAGATAATGGAGGCATAAAAAATGGCTCTCCTGGGATCTACTCCTTTGTTCATGAGTCCTTTCTGAATAATTCCCCTAAAGATAATTTCTTCAAAAATAGGTGCCATAATTACAGTCATGATGATCATGACTACCGGCTCAAAGGTCAGCTGCTCCATAAGCTGTGAGAAAAATTCATAATATTTCCCCCAGAACGGGCCTGTAGTCGGGATGAGAGAGGTAATAAATTCTGAAATAAACATCATCCCGATCATCATGGGAAATATCAGGAGGTAAGTATAAAAATTCGTTGGAGAAAAATTGAAGTTCAACTTTTTCCCGGTGGAGGGTCTTACGATAAAAAAATCAAAAAAGGCAATAGCAGTTAAGAATCCGGCTGCATTGGTCACCATCAGAAACCATTCTTTCAGTTCGAGATTTTCCTTAAAAGCAATTTTCCAGAAACTGCCGAAAAAAGAAACAGCCATTGTTCCTATAAATAACCCTGCCAGTAAAACAAGACCGCCGATCCATGTGAAGGTAAACTTCGGATACCTGCTATTTTCCATACTTTTCTCTGTAAAAAGTTTATAAAAACAAAGGTAATTTTTTTGAAAGCCTTAAGCAACTAAAAAGGGAAATTCTTATGGGGGTACAAGTTTCGGGATTCGGGTTACGAGATGTGGGTTTCGGGATGCAAAATGCGGTATTCAGGATGGGCTTTCATAGTTGAAAAGTTTTTAAGGTTTGAGTGTTTTATTATAACTCTAATAAATAAACTGACAAACCCGAAACCCACATCTCGTAACCCGTAACCCGGATCCCACAACTTATTCTTCCAAATTATTTGAAACCTCGTAAAAAATCCCGATTTTTGCAACTTCAAAATACACTATGTCAGACTTAATCAAAGAAATACAAAAAAGAAAGACTTTCGGAATTATTTCCCACCCGGATGCCGGAAAAACAACCCTCACGGAAAAGTTACTGCTTTTCGGGGGTGCCATCCAGGAAGCCGGTGCGGTAAAATCCAATAAAATAAAAAAAGGAGCTACCTCCGACTTTATGGAAATCGAAAGACAGAGAGGAATCTCTGTGGCGACTTCCGTATTGGCTTTTGAATATAAAGACCACAAGATCAATATCCTGGATACCCCGGGTCACAAAGATTTTGCAGAAGACACCTATAGAACCTTAACGGCTGTAGACTCTGTAATCGTTGTAATTGACGTTGCCAAAGGGGTTGAGGAACAGACTGAAAAACTGGTAAAGGTCTGCAGGATGAGAAACATCCCGATGTTGGTATTCATCAATAAGCTTGACCGTGAAGGTAAAGATGCGTTTGATCTTTTGGATGAGGTTGAGCAGAAATTAGGGTTAAGAGTGGTTCCGT
Protein-coding sequences here:
- a CDS encoding gliding motility-associated C-terminal domain-containing protein, translated to MRRNLLFLLFFLVVSTFLYSQTDGPRKPPKNQPSGSAAQKAGTFIDVNAPGYTESSYSITQLVKDVLISSGTNTCVTPAVSNVKITPNHAVSDADRSWGYFHKGTTNFPFKDGIILSTGKARRAGNGPEGNLSDNNGGGTDSDLAQAIGSTGTLTDAVLLEFDFVPTTSQIKFNYILASEEYSGSFPCQYADAFAILLRPISGGPYQNMAILPGGAGPVSITNIHPAIPGSCAAINEQYFGGYNTGNVETNFEGRTIPLTATATVMAGQAYHFKMVVADYSPGSYEDHGWDSAVFLEGGSFNIGVELLDPSGATLPSDINVCDNVPQLITASVSDPNLLYQWYLNGAPITGATTNTITAVQPGTYTIEVSVPGNPCPGKATIQIHGGTTPQAQNATLLLCSTPDITTFDLTEAMPSISPTPGAVFKFYVNQADAVAQNGNYIQNILNYNGTDGQILYVVVSNGGFCSKMIELTLQKETTPKAGIKSSRIKICPGETVTLTADGGVTYQWGNFPGTGNTQTVTLYQTTTFTVYAVGTKGCRSLNPASITVEVTPEITSPLKDIEMCLGDRVTLDAGAGPNYKYLWSTGATTQTITADSWGIYTVEVDNGFCKKIFTAKVGGAATPFVTAVQYESAKKTVTIIAENPMMNNTPSTLEYSLDNGITWQQSNIFTNLLDNTNYTVLIRRVGTHCVGTFDFYTLQINNIITPNNDGVNDVLDLTALGEFKNFTGSIFDRYGVEMFRFSKEKPVWDGTVGGKKLPTATYWYKFNFEYPKSKAQMNWSGWIMLKNRE
- a CDS encoding choice-of-anchor L domain-containing protein is translated as MLNRRIGNLFLALFFALIGNFVFAQNIDRATIPAKKANATSMKAGAFIDVNTPNYTESGYSITQLVKEVLISGGACSTSNVSNVSVSPNLTISDPSRSWGYFNKATTAFPFAKGIVLSTGYAAKAGNTYQGILNDGLGPNALGDTDLATALGINNAELRDATYIEFDFVPASTEISFRYLFASKEYAPGFQFACTKSDGFALLLKKATDPTYTNLAVLPGGAGPVSVTNIHPAIPGGCGAVNASYFAGINNPVVETNFDGRTIPLTAKATVTPGVTYHFKMVLADFSDRNYDSAVFLEAGSFDIGVKILDPAGVQLPDTVYMCDNAPQTFTASVQVPNVTYQWFLNNNPIPGQTGPSYTATQPGVYSVQVFIQGNTCPGTGTITVVGGTSPTVQNATLTACYTAGNATFNLPSANASISTTPGATFSYYLNQADANAGNTNTIPSPATFSSPGGQTVYVLVKNGFCSKVAELQLVKASQMTASILPPAVLTCASSQTTLDASASVYPAGSTFNWTTTGGNIVSGGTTLTPVINAPGTYTLTISKTYQPGGVICTTTANVTVTGDSAPPVTGLTASKTQICSGESVTLTASGGTTYNWTGLPGTGNTQTVSPTATTTYTVTAVGANGCVSQNPATITIEVSQPITVQDAVLHKCYAPGLTYDLTTAQSQITSAGAGVTFTYYINQADALAGNTNFIATPTTYSPPGNQTIYVLVKNGGCHYVVSLQLLRTAETTLTIAAPQEITCTTPQTTLNASASVVPAGSTIAWTAAGGGNIVSGANTLTPVVNAGGTYTLTVTNVSQPGNLSCTYTATVTVTQNTTLPTATVVSSQPRICVGESVTLTASGGVTYNWVGLPGNGNTQVVSPTLTTVYTVYAVSANGCVSATPATVTVIVGPPTAGVSASKIKICAGESVTLTATGGITYNWVGLPGNGNTQVVSPTITTEYSVYALGGNGCSSINPAKVTIEVVPAIVSTLEDVYVCEGDTGVLDAGPGTNYTYLWNTGATTQTISTNVPGTYTVTISNGTCSKTFTGKLLNPDLPKFTNVVYDNHVLTLTASNPTGGVLEYSIDGGGVWQPSNIFYNVLNNTNYHLMVRVVDAKCGTTLDYFTFVISNAITPNMDGINDTIDFTGISGYNNFAASIFDRYGAQLFKATKTDAVWRGTLKGLNLATGTYWYKVQWENPASKKLEQRSGWILLKNRN